The Candidatus Palauibacter scopulicola genomic sequence TCCTCCTCGCCTGATCCGGCGCGCGCGTGGCGCCGCCGCCCACCGAATCCGAAGGGCAGAGCACCCCCAATTTTGGGGGTTGTGGAACGCGCGGCGGACCCCGTAACCAAAAGGGGGGATGCATCATCTCGCGTGTCCCGAGGAGGGTTTCGTATGATCGATATCCTGGCGGACTCGCCAGACGACGCGGCGCTTATCGCGAAGGCCGCCGGCGGCGACGCACGCGTCGTGAGCGGTTCCCTGCCGTTCGCGAACGGCGATGTCGAGTGTCGGATCCTGGGTTGTCGGCAGCCGATACCGCTTGCGAGAATCGGACTCCTGCAGAAGATGGAGCGTAACACGCCGTCGGTTCCGGTCATCCTCGTGACGGATCGCGCGCCCGAGGTTGCCCTCCAGTTGAGCGACGTCAGGGTGGCGGCAGTCATCTCGTTCGCCAACCTGCAAAGCGGACTCAGGCCCGCGATCACCGCCGCCAGGCAATCGGTCCCGCTACTGCGCCTGGCGGAACAGGTGGAGGAAGCGGATCTGCCCCCGGCCCTTCGATCCGGACTGGCGTACAGCTACCGTGCCGCGACCCGCCGGCCCGTACGCAACGTGAAGGAGTTGGCCGCCGCCGTTAGCTGCTCTCCCCCCACCCTGTCCAAGGCGTTCCGGGAACGAGCCGGCGGGGCGATAACCCCGCGCCAGTTTATCAGCGCCCTCACGATCGTGAAGGCCCACCAGCTTCGCCTCACGGGTCTGAGCTGGGACGCCGTGGCCCACCGCTTGGAGCTGGCCCGCCAGACCCTCCACAACAGGTCGACCCGCTGGCCGGGATGCACGCTCAAGCAGCTCGCGCGGATCCGTCAGGCCCCGCTGCTGGAGAAGTTCTTCGCGGATTTCGCGCGGCCGTTGTTGCCCCAGCAGGTAGCCGCTTCTGACTCCGAGTAACGCCGACAGCTTATCACTTTTGGACAGAGTGTATCGATTCCAGTCTAGTTTGGCTCGGCAGACCCCCCCAGACTTCGAGTTGCCAGCGACACAGCGGCCTCGTAAGCGGGGAAGACGTTAGTCCGCAACGGATTCGATGGGGCGTCAATGCCTGGAATACAGCGGAACTCACGACGAAGCCGATTGTTTAGCGGCGTGCTGCTGCCGGTCCTCGTCTTCGCTCCCGTTCCGGTGATCGGTCAAGCGAGCGGACCGGACGCACGCGCCGATCAAACCGACGGAAACTCCCGGCTGTGTCTGTCGCAAATCAGCGAACTGTCTCTCCCCGATGACTTCGAGCTCATAGGCCTCACCGCGTCCGAAGAGGTCGGGTCGGATCCCACGATCACGGTGTGGTCCCGTTCCGAACTGCTCATTGCGAAACTGTTGCCCGATTCGGTGGCAGGGATTATCTCGCGCATGCCGTTGGGGGATGTCGCCCCGCTTGCGGCGACGCTTGTCGCGTGGGATGCTGACAGCCCTATCGTGGAGTTGTTCGACCCGCGGAGTGGTGCCATCTGGACGATAAGCGCGGCTTCCGGCGAGACCACCCAGGCCCCAGCTCCAACGGGTTCGGCCGCGGCCTCCGGGGCTATCAGAGATGAATCCGGTTGGGTGTGGGCGCAGAAACTCATCGACCCCGACACGGAGACCTCGCAAGTATTGATTTCAGCGGGGCGTCAAGAGCGAACAACGGCAGAGTCGAATCCGCCAGCTGGTCCAAGCGAACCTCTACGCGGCATCGACCTGCTACTGCACCTGCGGTCGGACGGCAACGACGGATACCTGCTGCAAGAGGCCGGGTTTCCATTCGGCACGATCGGGTTTACCCAAGACGGCCGGGAAGCGTGGCGCTCGTATCCCCCCTTGGATGAATTGCGCGAAGTCGTGGCGGAAACCGATCTCCGATATGTGATAGCCACCCCCGCCGTCGCTTTCGATGGTGCTGTTCTAACAACGTTCATGGCCGTCCGGTCTCGTCATCGAGTCTCCTCCCTAAGGTTCCGGCACGCAGACGCACCTAGGTATCGAAGGATCCCGGATGATCTGGCCTTCTTGGCTGTTCTTCCGCAGCACGAACTTCTGATAGGCACTAGAAGCAAGGCTTCCCAAGAACTCATCCTTCTTGGTTGGCGTTGGACCGACCAGCGCCAGAGCTGTACCTGAACCCCTCAACGAAGGGAGAATCGCAATGACCATCCACCGCTCTTCTTCGGTCAGTTCGACCTCGGGCAGGGCGCTCTTCGGCCTCTTCGCGGCAATGTGCCTTGGCCTGTTCATGCCGGATTCGGCGAAGGCACAGTGCGCCGGCTGTGCCGGAGACTACCAAGAGGACACCGTCGAATGCGCCAGCCTTCCCGTCGGGTCAGCATTCTGCGCCTCCGGTCAATACTACGATCACAAGAAAAAGAAATGGTTTAGTTGGTGCTTCAGTGGAGGGCCGGAGTGCGAGTGGATCATGCAGCTTGACTTCTCCGAGGACGGCACGGCCTACGCCCAGAGGGAGTCCTTGGATCCCGCCAAGGAGCAGTCGACGGGTTCGGGGATGACAGGGGCATCCTCCGAGACGTGCGACGGCGTGCCGGTCGGACTTCGACTGGCTAATGGTGACGTCGCGCCACGCCATGCGCCCCTCAACATCGAACTCTAGGATTCGCGGCCTTGGCGGGGATGAGATGCTTGCGGGACTATCCGTTGACGCCTCCGCCACGACGCCTGTCGGATGCCCGCCGGATCCGTTGGCGGGCATCCGACAATCGTACGGTCCGTGTCGGCAGAGGTTTCCTTTCGCCGAACGGAGCTTGTCTACGTAGTGCACTGCTCCGAGCAACCTTGTCATGCTCCACGTTGCTTACTCTACCCCAGGCAAGCGTCGCCCTACAGGTGTCTGATGTCAGTGATCCATTTTCCGGCGGATTGCTGCACCTTTCGGAAGCAGTGACAATTCGGGGGGCGCCGGTCGGGGGTCCTGAGCTTACAGCACCCAGGGCACTACTAGTGGATTCAGATGCAATCTACGTCCTCGATCCGGCCGTTCATGGAGTACACCGGTTTGATAGCGTCGGCAGGTGGCTCGTCACTATTGGCAGTGAGGGCGAGGGACCGGGTGAATTTCGGCGGCCGACGGACATGGGTTTGTCTGCAGATACACTGTGGATATCGGACCAGGTACTCGGACGTCTATCACTGTTCGACGGAGAGAGCGGCTCAGTCATTCGCACAGTGCAGTTCCGGGTTGCGGGGGCTAGGCACGTCACGACGCCGCGTCGAATACTGAACTCTTGGATCTTAGGGATTCCGCAGTATTATGGCACATCCGCCGCCGAATTGGACTCCATTCCTCTCATCCTGTTTGACGAGAAGGGAGGTGTCCGCGACACGCTCGCGTGGCAAGCTATTGGTCGCGGGACCGTGTCGATATTGATACAAACGGATCCGGGGAGCGCCTCGGGGCGTGGAAGACTTAGAATCAATCATCCGTTCGACCCAAGGAGCTTAACGGCGGTCGATCCCAGGGGCCGATCGATGTATATTGGCACTTGGAGGTTGGATCGCCACCGGAACGGCGATTTTGAACTGCTAAGGATCTCCGGGGCAGCGGATACGGTCGCGAAGGCCCGATTGCCTTTTGGTCGCGCTCCAGCTTCTCGGCGAGACGTCGATGCCTACGCTCGGACGGCGCATGAAGGATTGCCCCCGAACATCCGGGCGAGACTTACGGCGCGGGATTTGAGCAGGCAATTGGAGCGTCAAGTACCTCGTCCGGTGCATTCGACAATTGATGCGATGGTTGCGGGTGAGGATGGAACCATCTGGCTTCGGAAGACAGCGCAAGGGGACGTGCCCAGCGCGTCTCGTTGGGTGGCGTATCGTTTTGGTGCGGGTTTCTTGGGAGTCGCGGTGCTCCCCGCGGGACAGCGCCTGCTGGCGGCGTCTGGAGGACTATTGTGGACAGTTACCGAAGACGGCCTAGGAGTTCCGCAAATCACCGGGTGGGCGATATCCTGGCCCTCCGGGGTGGAAGAATGAGCTTGCTGAACCATGGAATCCAGAGTTTGACCGGGATGATTCTGGTCGTCCTTGCGTTTGCGGGGAGTGCTGCGGGACTGGCCGGTCAGGGACCGGATTGCGGCGAACGGGCTGTGATGACGGTCGTGGTCGTTGACGAGTCCGGGGCAGTTCCGGTTCCCGGCGCGACGCTGGTGCTTCGCTGGACCGACACGGACCGCGGGCGGAGGCCGGTACGCGAAGAAGCCGGGCTCGATGGGAGCCTATCCCTGTGTGCTCCGCCGGACGCGCGGCAGGCGACGGTCTGGGCTGAACTCGGAGACGTGTCGAGCGAAGAAGCGGTCGTCGCCATCGTGGCCGGTACACTCCACGAGGTCGAACTCAGACTCCGTTCGGGGCCGGTGAGCACGGGCCGGCTGATCGGGCAGGTACGTGACGCCCGGACGAACAGGCCCGTGAATACGGCAACGGTGTCGCTCGTGGATCGCACCGAGATGGGAGTGACCAACCGGCAGGGCGGCTTTGTCCTGAGCGGCGTTCCAGTTGGAGTATACGAGCTTTCGGTGCGGCACTTGGGATATGCCCCCCTTATTCACCCGGTCTGGGTGTCACGCGGCGTCACGACGGAAATCGAGGTTGGCCTGGTGCCGGATCCCGTGGAGATGGAGCCGCTCGTGGCGACGACGACTCGGTCCCGCCGGCTGGAGGTTAAGGGCTTCTACGAACGGAAGTACTGGGGTGAACTCGTCGGAACGGGGCTCTTCTACACCGCTGACGACATCGACCGTCGCCGCCCGGCGCTAATCTCGCACATGATCGCGGACGGGCCGGGCATTCGACTCGAATGTGGTCTTCGTGCTCGCAGTTGCGACATCGTGAATACGCGGCTGTCGGCGGGGTTTACTTCCGGTGCCTGCCCAATGAGCGTATACGTGGACGGCATGGGAGTTGGCAGTAACGTCGATGAGATCGTGGGTCCAGCCGACATCGCAGGCGTCGAGATATACCGGGGAGCGGCGTCGGTCCCAGGGGAGTTCGCGGGTTCGGATTCCCGGTGTGGAGTGGTGGTCGTCTGGACAAAATAATCGCGAAGTCTGCCCGCCAGTCTCCGTCGTGGGCGCCGCTACCACGGCGACGACTGATCCACCCGAACTGTCGCCTTCGCCGAATCGCTTTCCCGTGAGGCGTCGCGATCTGGACGAAGTCGGCGATCCCTGCCGCGCGCCGTGACCCATTCGCCGTCTCGGTCGTCTTGCCAGCAATCGGACCTTCTTTCGTGAGGTCGCCATGAGGGTATTGGATCGCGGAGTGCGCGATCGAGTTCGACTCCTCGCCGGGGTGATTGTCGCGGTTCCGGCACTTGCAACGGGCGCTCCGGGGCTTGCCGGTCAGGAGCCGGGTTGCGGCGGTCGCGCCGTGCTGCGCGTGGTCGTTCTGGACGAGTCGGAGTCGATTCCGATTCCCGGCGCGACGCTGGTGCTTCGCTGGACCGACACGGACCGGGAGAGAAGGCCCGTGCGCGAGGACGTAGGGCTCGACGGAAACCTTGTCCTGTGTGCCCCAGGCGATGCCCGCCAAGCGACGCTGTGGGCCGAATTCGGGGATATGTCGAGCGAGGAGGCGGTGGTCGCCATCGTCGCCGGCACGTCACATAACGTAGAACTTCGGCTCCGTTCGGGTCGGATGAGCACCGGGCGGCTAATCGGCCGGGTGCGAGATGCCGCGACCCAGAGGCCCGTGACTGCGGCGGCGATCTCCCTCGCGGGCCGCGCGGAGGCGAGTGAGACCAACCGGCAAGGGCAGTTCGTACTGAGCGGGGTTCCGGTCGGCGCGTATGAGCTTTCTGTAAGGAGCCTTGGTTACGCGCCGCTCGTCCACCCGGTCGTGGTGTCGCGCGGCACCACCACGGAGATCGAGATCGGGCTGGTTCCCGACCCCGTGGAGATGGAGCCGATCGTGGCGACGGCGACGAGGTCCCGCCGGCTGGAGGTCAAAGGCTTCTACGAGCGGAAATACTGGGGCGAACTCGTCAGCGGAGGAACCTTCTTCACGGTCGCCGACATCGAACGTCGCAACCCGGTGCTCATTTCGCATATGATTGCAGACCTGTCGGGAATCCGACTCGACTGCGGCATGCGGCGCGACAGTTGTCGAATCATGAACATGCGGGGCTCGTCCGGATTCGCGCCCGGTGGCTGCCGGATGAGGATTCACCTCGACGGCGTTCCCCTGGGAGGAGGCGGGCGAGGGAACACCCTTGACGATTTTGTACGACCGGTCGAGGTAGCGGGGATCGAGGTATACAAAGGACCGGCGTCTCTTCCCGCCGAATTCTCAGGATCCGATTCCGGATGCGGGGTCGTCGCGATCTGGACGAAGTAGGCGTCTACGCCCTCTTCGCCGCCGGACTCGCCGCCACAGGCTTCCTCCTCCTCGCTTGATGCCGGGGGGTCCGCAGCCCAGTCTTGAAGGGAGATGCGGAGATTTGCGAGGTCTGATCTCGGGTCGGTGACACGGTGGGCGGCGCGCCAGTTCGGCTGGGGCCTCGTTGCGGCGTCGGGGCTTGCCGCGGGCGCCGGGGCTCTCTCGGCCCAGGAGTCGGGTTGCGGGGATCGCGCGAGCTTGCGGGTCCGTGTCGTGGACGACGACGGCTCCACCTCGGTTCCCAACGCGGTGGTGGTCGTGCGGTGGACCGAGGCGGAGCGCGCGCGAAGGCCGGTGCGCGAGGCGGTCGGCGGCGACGGACGCCTCATCCTCTGCGCGCCGCGGGATGCGACGCGGGCCACGGTCTGGTCGGAGTACGCGAACTTCTCCAGCGAAGAGACGGTCGTCGCCATCGTCGCCGGCATGTCCCACGACATCACGCTCATGCAGCGCTCGGGGCCGGTCAGAACCGGCCGGCTGATCGGCCAGGTGCACGACGCCATCACGGACGATCCGGTGGTGGCCGCCACGGTGTCCGTCCCCGACCGTCTGCGGGTGGCCGAGACCGATCGCCGGGGGCGGTTCGTCCTCAGCGGCGTGCCGGTCGGCCCGCAGGAACTCAACGTCCGCCACATCGGGTACGCGCCGCTGTCCTATGAGATCGAAGTCTCCCCCGGTCTCACCACGGAGGTGGAGATCGGCATGGTCCCCGACCCGGTCGAGATGGAGCCGATCGTGGCGACGGCGACGAGGTCCCGCCGGCTGGAGGTCAAGGGCTTCTACGAGCGCAAGCTCTGGAGCGAACTCGTCGGAACCGGCACCTTCTACACGGCGGACGACATCGATCGCCGCCGGCCGGTGGAGATCTCGCACATGATCGCGGACGAGTCGGGCATCCGGCTGCAGTGCAACGCCCGGCGCACCGACTGCAGGCTGGTGAACACGAGGCTGTCGTCGGGGATCACGGGCGCCTGTTCGCTGACCTTCTACGTCGACGGTCTGCCGACGCGGGGGATCCCGCTGGACGACGTGGTGAGACCGAGCGAGATCGCCGGCATCGAGATATACAAGGGGCTGGCGTCCGGTCCGGCGGAGTTCCCGCCTTCCCGGTGCGGCCTCATCGCGGTCTGGACGAAATAGCGTCCGAAAACGGAAACAATCGGAGGTGAAGAGATGAAGCGGAGCAGCGCGTGGTACCTCGCCGTTCTTCTGGTCGTGGGGTGTGGCGGAGGATCCGAGGCGGGCGAGGCGGAGATGGCGGAGACGGAGATGGCGGAGACGGCCGCAGCCATGGACGAAATGGAAATGGCGGACGCGGGACTGGCCTGCGTCGTCATGGGCGATGCAGAGGGCCGGGCGAGCCCGCTCCAGGAACTGAGCTTCTCGTTCGACGGGGGTGAGGGCCTCCTCTGCTACGGCGCGCCGTCGGCTCGCGAGCGCGTGGTCATGGGCGAGCTGGTCCCCTGGGGAGCGGTCTGGCGCCTCGGGGCGAACGAAGCGACCGCGCTCCACCTCTCGGCCGCCGCCACGGTGGGCGGCGTGGCGCTCGAGGCCGGGAGCTACTCGCTCTACGCCACGCCCGGCGAGACGGAGTGGGAGTTCCACGTGAACTCCGAGTACAACCGCTGGGGCATCCCGATCGACGAAGGGGTCCGGAGCACCGAGGTCGGCAGCTTCATGGCCACCCCCTCGGCGACCGCCGGCATGGTGGAGATGATGACCTTCGAGCAGGTGGACGGCGCCCTCCGCTTCTCATGGGAGAACACCCAAGTCGACATCCCCCTCGGCATGTAACCTCCCGCGCAGGCGGCTGACGCTACCCGCGAAGGGCGGGTCGTCAGCCGCCGTCAGCGGTGGCGCCAGAGGCGGGTTTCGAGGTGGCGCTTGATTCCGGGCCATTCGTGGAGGAGGACGGAGTACATCGCGTCGTCGCGCACGCTTCCGTCGCGGCGCAGCGAGTGGTTGCGGATGACGCCGTCCTTCTTCGCGCCGAGCGCCTCGATGGCCCGCTGGGAGCGCAGGTTCAGGCCGTCCGTGCGGAGTCCGACGACGCCGCAACCCACCGTCTCGAAGGCGTGCGTCATGAGGAGGAGCTTGCACGCCGTGTTCACGTGCGTGCGCTGGTGGCTCGCGCCGTACCAGGTGTAGCCGATCTCGACCCGGTCGACGTGCGGCAGGATGTCGTGGTAGCGGGTGGAGCCGATCACGGCACCGGTGTCGGCGAGCCGGACGACCCACGGCAGCATGTGGCCGGCGGTCTGGCCCTCGAGCGCGGTCTCGATGTAGTCGGTCACTTCGTCCGGAGCCGGGACGAAGGTGAAGAAGAGGTTCCACAACTCCCCGTCCGCCGCGGCCTCGGCGAGCGCGTCCGCGTGCTCGAGCCCCATGGGTTCGAGCCGGACGCCGTACCCCTCGAGGGTCACGGGCTGGAGTTCGATCACTCGGCGCCGGCCGCGAGCAGGCGGGCGCTGATCCCCTCCCGGTCGATCATGTCCCCCCGCAGGTAGACGGCGTCGATCCGGCGCGTGTTCGTGATGTCGTCGAGCGGGTTGGCGTCGAGCACGATGAAGTCGGCGCTCTTGCCGGTCGCGATCTCGCCGAGGTCGTCCCAGTCCATCAGTTCGGCGGAGGTCTTCGTCGCCGCCACGATGACGTCGCCCGGGCTCAAACCGGCGCGGACCATATCCTCCATCTCCTGGTGCACGGCCCAGGCAGCGTTGCCATCGGTGCCGAACGAGATCCTGATGCCGGCCTCGGCGAAGCGGGCGAGATTCCGCGCCTGGATGCCGAAGAACTCCTGCGCACCGGGATTGTCCACGGACGCCGCCTGCATCTCGACCAGCCGGTCGGCGGGCACGGTGCCGCTGAGCCAGCTCAGGTCGAGCGCCACTCCCGGCCCGGGGAGGTTGGGGACGAGGACGACCTCCGGGCGCTCGGCCCACAGTTCCATGAGTTCGTCATCAGCGTCGAGATCCCGCACGCCGTGCGCGAACACGTCCACGCCTGCGCGCAGGAGTTCCTTGGCGTCCTCCAAGTAGAAGATGTGGGCGGTGACCATGAGCCCGTGCCGGTGCGCCTCGTCGATGATCGCGCCGTAAAGTTCCGAGGAGAGCTGCTCGTAGCGCCCTCCGCGGTTGTCGACCCAAATCTTCACGATGTCGGCCTGCCGCTCCGCCAGTTCGCGGACCGCAGCCCGCCCCTCTTCCTCCGTCGCGATCCAGTAGGGGGCATCGGAACGGCCGGGCTCGGCTGTGGTGATCCCGCGGTCGGCCGTCTTCGCGCGCGCCGCGTCCGGGATGACTTCGTCGCGCATCTCGATTCCGATGCCGCCGGTCTCGGTGCCGAGGCTCA encodes the following:
- a CDS encoding carboxypeptidase regulatory-like domain-containing protein; translated protein: MSLLNHGIQSLTGMILVVLAFAGSAAGLAGQGPDCGERAVMTVVVVDESGAVPVPGATLVLRWTDTDRGRRPVREEAGLDGSLSLCAPPDARQATVWAELGDVSSEEAVVAIVAGTLHEVELRLRSGPVSTGRLIGQVRDARTNRPVNTATVSLVDRTEMGVTNRQGGFVLSGVPVGVYELSVRHLGYAPLIHPVWVSRGVTTEIEVGLVPDPVEMEPLVATTTRSRRLEVKGFYERKYWGELVGTGLFYTADDIDRRRPALISHMIADGPGIRLECGLRARSCDIVNTRLSAGFTSGACPMSVYVDGMGVGSNVDEIVGPADIAGVEIYRGAASVPGEFAGSDSRCGVVVVWTK
- a CDS encoding carboxypeptidase regulatory-like domain-containing protein; this translates as MVAIVAGTSHNVELRLRSGRMSTGRLIGRVRDAATQRPVTAAAISLAGRAEASETNRQGQFVLSGVPVGAYELSVRSLGYAPLVHPVVVSRGTTTEIEIGLVPDPVEMEPIVATATRSRRLEVKGFYERKYWGELVSGGTFFTVADIERRNPVLISHMIADLSGIRLDCGMRRDSCRIMNMRGSSGFAPGGCRMRIHLDGVPLGGGGRGNTLDDFVRPVEVAGIEVYKGPASLPAEFSGSDSGCGVVAIWTK
- a CDS encoding carboxypeptidase-like regulatory domain-containing protein produces the protein MTRWAARQFGWGLVAASGLAAGAGALSAQESGCGDRASLRVRVVDDDGSTSVPNAVVVVRWTEAERARRPVREAVGGDGRLILCAPRDATRATVWSEYANFSSEETVVAIVAGMSHDITLMQRSGPVRTGRLIGQVHDAITDDPVVAATVSVPDRLRVAETDRRGRFVLSGVPVGPQELNVRHIGYAPLSYEIEVSPGLTTEVEIGMVPDPVEMEPIVATATRSRRLEVKGFYERKLWSELVGTGTFYTADDIDRRRPVEISHMIADESGIRLQCNARRTDCRLVNTRLSSGITGACSLTFYVDGLPTRGIPLDDVVRPSEIAGIEIYKGLASGPAEFPPSRCGLIAVWTK
- a CDS encoding DUF2911 domain-containing protein, which translates into the protein MKRSSAWYLAVLLVVGCGGGSEAGEAEMAETEMAETAAAMDEMEMADAGLACVVMGDAEGRASPLQELSFSFDGGEGLLCYGAPSARERVVMGELVPWGAVWRLGANEATALHLSAAATVGGVALEAGSYSLYATPGETEWEFHVNSEYNRWGIPIDEGVRSTEVGSFMATPSATAGMVEMMTFEQVDGALRFSWENTQVDIPLGM
- a CDS encoding GNAT family protein, with amino-acid sequence MIELQPVTLEGYGVRLEPMGLEHADALAEAAADGELWNLFFTFVPAPDEVTDYIETALEGQTAGHMLPWVVRLADTGAVIGSTRYHDILPHVDRVEIGYTWYGASHQRTHVNTACKLLLMTHAFETVGCGVVGLRTDGLNLRSQRAIEALGAKKDGVIRNHSLRRDGSVRDDAMYSVLLHEWPGIKRHLETRLWRHR
- a CDS encoding amidohydrolase family protein, which produces MLRANAATSAVTSIPALRLAFRSALRPAFFATAAALMVGCAADGGGDATEGGGVATGAVAYEGARVIAGDGSVIESGVFVVEAGQFVAVGASGEVDVPDGAERVDLGGKTVMPAIVNAHLHLSSERDERIEQLQHMAYYGAGAVVSLGTETGGIGIEMRDEVIPDAARAKTADRGITTAEPGRSDAPYWIATEEEGRAAVRELAERQADIVKIWVDNRGGRYEQLSSELYGAIIDEAHRHGLMVTAHIFYLEDAKELLRAGVDVFAHGVRDLDADDELMELWAERPEVVLVPNLPGPGVALDLSWLSGTVPADRLVEMQAASVDNPGAQEFFGIQARNLARFAEAGIRISFGTDGNAAWAVHQEMEDMVRAGLSPGDVIVAATKTSAELMDWDDLGEIATGKSADFIVLDANPLDDITNTRRIDAVYLRGDMIDREGISARLLAAGAE